Proteins encoded together in one Aminipila butyrica window:
- a CDS encoding nitrogenase component 1, with amino-acid sequence MTEKKKVKKSNSIVHSRYGCAIGAVNSVAAIPRGIPIANCGPGCADKQYFMLSFSNGFQGAGYSGGGALPSSNIGENEIVFGGQNKLDDLIKSALKIMDGDLFVVLTGCAGELIGDDVGAVVKGYQEKGYPVVYAEAAGFKGNNLIGHEIVVKAIIDQYVGDYNGEKEKGLINLWFEVPYFHTNWRGDYIEIKRILEGAGFKVQVLFGSEAKGPDEWKGIPKAQFNLVVSPWVGLETAEHLKEKYDQPFLHIPIIPIGEEATTAFVRKVVDFAGIDKEKSEAFIEEEAARYYYFLEHFSEFFSEYWFGLPAKFTTVADAAYNLAITKFFTDQVGLIPVRQIITDNTPEKYRDRIRELYRNISEGISLEVDFIEDGYQIEAEVKKVDYGSSVPLILGSSWEDDVVKELGGILVPISTPVTSEVVINRSYIGYNGALTLLEKVYSATVK; translated from the coding sequence ATGACAGAAAAGAAAAAGGTAAAAAAAAGCAATTCAATAGTACATTCCCGTTATGGTTGCGCAATCGGTGCGGTAAACAGTGTTGCAGCAATTCCAAGAGGGATTCCGATTGCCAACTGCGGCCCGGGTTGTGCGGATAAGCAATATTTTATGCTCTCTTTTTCCAATGGATTTCAAGGGGCTGGATATAGTGGCGGCGGTGCGCTGCCCAGTTCAAATATCGGTGAAAATGAGATTGTGTTTGGCGGGCAAAACAAACTGGATGATTTAATAAAATCGGCGCTTAAAATCATGGATGGAGACTTGTTCGTGGTATTGACAGGCTGTGCGGGAGAACTGATCGGTGACGATGTAGGGGCTGTGGTGAAAGGGTATCAGGAAAAAGGCTACCCGGTAGTTTATGCGGAAGCCGCTGGATTTAAAGGAAACAATCTGATTGGGCATGAAATTGTAGTAAAAGCAATTATTGATCAATATGTAGGGGACTATAACGGGGAGAAGGAAAAAGGGCTGATTAATCTCTGGTTTGAAGTCCCTTACTTTCATACAAACTGGCGGGGGGATTATATTGAGATAAAGCGGATTCTGGAAGGAGCGGGTTTTAAGGTACAAGTTTTATTTGGGTCCGAAGCCAAAGGACCTGATGAATGGAAGGGGATACCAAAGGCCCAGTTTAATTTAGTTGTTTCGCCTTGGGTGGGACTGGAAACCGCAGAGCATTTGAAGGAAAAGTATGATCAGCCGTTTTTACATATTCCCATCATACCAATTGGGGAAGAAGCCACGACAGCTTTTGTACGAAAAGTAGTCGATTTTGCAGGCATAGACAAGGAAAAATCAGAAGCTTTTATAGAGGAGGAAGCCGCAAGGTATTATTATTTTTTAGAACATTTTTCAGAGTTTTTCTCCGAATACTGGTTTGGCCTTCCGGCCAAATTTACAACGGTTGCAGATGCGGCCTATAATCTGGCAATTACGAAGTTTTTTACAGATCAGGTGGGGCTGATTCCAGTCAGACAGATTATTACCGACAATACGCCGGAAAAATACAGAGATCGTATCCGAGAATTGTATCGCAATATTTCAGAGGGGATTTCACTAGAAGTGGACTTTATTGAAGATGGGTATCAGATTGAAGCGGAAGTGAAAAAAGTGGATTATGGTTCAAGTGTGCCATTAATCCTCGGTTCAAGCTGGGAAGATGATGTGGTGAAAGAACTGGGAGGAATCTTGGTTCCAATCAGCACGCCGGTTACATCAGAAGTGGTCATTAACAGAAGCTATATCGGCTATAACGGTGCCCTGACTTTACTTGAAAAAGTGTATTCTGCCACCGTAAAGTAG
- a CDS encoding class I SAM-dependent methyltransferase — translation MLEKTESMTAKVCAFTRAYHSYFTRDKIYDDYLAYDLLGREEYDSIKDLIASLFKSTEPNEKRSWNEAIEELVSPIILPRIRYAETKLKEFATENEFCQYVICGAGVDSFSFRNENPNIEVFELDHPDTQRYKLDRIQKMEWTIPKNVHFVPIDFKQQSMADVLMAHGFNPAVKTFFSILGVSYYLSLDTLETVFSSLSRISAGGSCLVFDYPDLKGHQDKHFKKLKHITATLGETMQEGFSYESLEDKLLINGYSVLDYKSPEHIQKIYFDSREDQLCASNHVHFILANYKGGEN, via the coding sequence ATGTTAGAAAAAACAGAAAGCATGACGGCTAAAGTGTGCGCTTTCACAAGAGCGTACCATTCATATTTTACCAGAGATAAAATCTATGATGATTATTTGGCATATGATTTATTGGGCAGAGAGGAGTATGACTCCATAAAAGATTTAATTGCAAGCTTATTCAAATCAACAGAACCTAATGAAAAAAGGTCCTGGAATGAAGCGATTGAGGAACTTGTTTCACCAATTATCTTGCCCCGCATTCGTTATGCGGAAACAAAACTAAAGGAGTTTGCAACAGAAAATGAGTTCTGTCAATATGTTATATGTGGTGCTGGTGTAGACAGCTTTTCCTTTCGGAATGAAAATCCGAATATTGAAGTTTTTGAGCTCGATCATCCCGACACACAACGGTACAAACTGGACAGAATACAAAAAATGGAATGGACAATACCAAAAAATGTTCATTTTGTCCCCATTGATTTTAAGCAGCAAAGTATGGCTGACGTGTTAATGGCCCATGGATTCAATCCAGCAGTAAAAACCTTTTTTTCCATCCTGGGCGTGTCGTATTATCTATCTCTTGATACCCTTGAGACGGTATTTTCTAGTCTTTCCCGCATATCCGCAGGAGGCAGCTGTCTCGTATTCGATTATCCAGATTTGAAAGGGCATCAGGATAAGCACTTTAAGAAGCTGAAACACATTACCGCAACCCTTGGGGAAACCATGCAGGAGGGGTTCAGTTATGAGAGTCTGGAAGATAAGCTTTTAATAAATGGCTATTCTGTTCTGGATTATAAATCACCGGAGCACATACAGAAAATTTATTTTGACAGCAGAGAAGATCAGTTATGCGCATCAAATCATGTACATTTTATATTGGCAAATTATAAGGGAGGAGAGAATTAA
- a CDS encoding trans-sulfuration enzyme family protein, with protein sequence MKNYKSISTVLIHGGIYGDERTGAVNIPIYQTSTYEQVSLGKHKGYEYSRTGNPTREALESLIAELEGGVAGFAFASGMAAITAVLSLFKAGDKVIISSNVYGGTFRVLDKIFKNFGIGYSIEDTTDLDGLDQSITADVKAIYVESPANPLMTVTDLKAVSAITKRHGILSIVDNTFMTPYLQRPIESGADIVIHSATKYLGGHSDLIAGLVVANNKELAERLAFIQNATGGILQPFDSFLLIRGIKTLGVRLDRHVENAEKIAAYLERNQAVSKVYYPGLKADPGYTINRSQAKNGGAMISFELKDNYSIQGFFEQLQLVALAESLGGVESLVCHPATMTHASIPYEIRQKVGITEGLIRLSVGIEDVHEIIEDLERAIKAAGEEN encoded by the coding sequence ATGAAAAATTACAAGAGTATATCGACGGTATTAATTCATGGAGGTATTTATGGGGATGAGAGAACGGGGGCTGTAAACATCCCCATTTATCAGACGTCCACCTATGAACAAGTTAGCCTTGGAAAACACAAGGGATATGAGTACTCCAGAACCGGCAATCCCACCCGGGAAGCCTTAGAATCGCTGATTGCAGAGCTGGAAGGGGGTGTGGCGGGCTTTGCTTTTGCCTCCGGCATGGCAGCAATTACGGCAGTGTTATCCTTATTTAAAGCTGGAGATAAGGTGATCATTTCAAGTAATGTATATGGGGGAACCTTTAGAGTTCTAGATAAGATTTTTAAAAACTTCGGAATCGGCTATTCTATTGAAGATACAACAGATCTTGATGGACTGGATCAGAGCATCACGGCAGATGTAAAAGCCATTTATGTAGAAAGCCCTGCGAATCCGTTGATGACCGTCACCGATTTAAAAGCTGTATCCGCTATTACTAAAAGACATGGAATTCTATCTATCGTGGACAATACCTTCATGACTCCATATTTACAAAGGCCCATTGAATCCGGTGCAGATATCGTCATCCACAGCGCCACAAAATATCTCGGCGGTCACAGCGATTTGATCGCCGGACTTGTGGTGGCAAACAATAAAGAGCTTGCAGAGAGATTGGCATTTATTCAAAATGCAACAGGGGGTATTCTTCAACCTTTTGACTCATTTTTACTGATTAGGGGCATAAAGACTCTTGGGGTAAGGCTGGACCGCCATGTTGAAAATGCGGAAAAGATTGCAGCGTATCTGGAGAGAAATCAAGCCGTAAGCAAAGTATATTACCCGGGACTTAAAGCCGATCCGGGGTACACTATTAACCGTTCACAAGCGAAGAATGGAGGGGCGATGATTTCATTTGAACTAAAGGATAACTACAGTATTCAAGGGTTCTTTGAGCAGCTTCAGCTTGTTGCGCTGGCGGAAAGTCTTGGCGGGGTAGAATCGTTAGTGTGCCATCCAGCCACCATGACACATGCCTCCATCCCTTATGAAATCCGACAGAAAGTCGGCATAACAGAAGGGCTGATTCGTTTATCTGTTGGCATTGAAGACGTACATGAAATCATAGAAGATCTGGAGCGTGCAATAAAAGCCGCAGGGGAGGAAAACTAA
- a CDS encoding PLP-dependent cysteine synthase family protein encodes MKYYESMQELIGNTPTVKLSNINKKKEINIFAKLELFNPGGGVKDRIGKSMIEHAENLGQLKKGDTIVEATAGNTGLGIAFAALNKGYKIIFVVPTKFSVEKQQLMKALGAEVINTPREKGMLGAVEKAEEIKAQIPGAISLEQFRNQSNPLAHYETTGPEIYEALEGNLDYVVLGAGSGGTYKGVLKYLKERNPDIQGVLADPIGSTMGGGEHGDYNIEGIGNDFIPETMDMNLVDRVIKVSDREAFETARELTLKEGIFAGSSSGAAMAAALKLAENLDKGNIVVVFPDRGDRYFSTGLYE; translated from the coding sequence ATGAAGTATTATGAATCCATGCAGGAACTGATTGGAAACACGCCGACGGTTAAGTTAAGCAACATTAATAAAAAAAAGGAAATAAATATCTTTGCTAAATTGGAGCTTTTTAACCCGGGAGGGGGTGTAAAAGATCGAATCGGTAAATCAATGATTGAGCATGCGGAGAACTTAGGCCAGTTGAAAAAAGGGGACACCATCGTAGAAGCGACGGCTGGAAATACCGGACTTGGCATTGCCTTTGCTGCGTTAAACAAAGGCTATAAAATCATCTTTGTTGTTCCTACCAAATTTTCTGTTGAAAAGCAACAGTTGATGAAGGCATTAGGGGCGGAGGTCATCAATACCCCAAGGGAAAAAGGCATGTTAGGTGCTGTTGAAAAAGCAGAGGAGATAAAAGCACAAATTCCTGGCGCCATATCCCTAGAACAGTTTAGAAATCAAAGCAACCCTTTGGCACATTATGAAACCACCGGACCAGAAATATATGAGGCGCTGGAAGGGAATCTTGACTATGTAGTCCTTGGAGCAGGAAGCGGAGGGACATATAAGGGTGTACTAAAATATTTAAAAGAAAGAAATCCTGACATTCAGGGCGTGCTGGCAGATCCCATCGGGTCGACGATGGGTGGCGGTGAACATGGAGATTATAATATTGAGGGTATCGGAAATGACTTTATTCCAGAGACCATGGATATGAATCTGGTGGATAGAGTCATTAAGGTCAGCGACAGGGAGGCTTTTGAGACAGCCAGAGAACTTACTTTAAAAGAAGGGATTTTTGCAGGATCTTCCTCCGGAGCAGCTATGGCGGCTGCATTAAAACTAGCAGAGAACCTTGACAAAGGGAATATTGTTGTTGTATTTCCAGATAGAGGTGATCGATATTTCAGTACAGGGTTGTATGAGTAA
- a CDS encoding LytR/AlgR family response regulator transcription factor, translated as MLKIAICDDQPRELEIINKYIKEYLDGHILDAEMKKFAHPDTLLTAMETESFHLYLLDIVMPMVSGLELGQSIRRISREAQIIYITTEPGYALDAYAVNPLHYLIKPVEKRALFSVLELALSKVDSGKEITVTVKTKEGLRTLSTGQIACCEYKKHLACYTLIGGEQVETTTLACGFAEHIAPLLRDARFLSPHVSFAINMSRVEKLAREGFYLREGGFVPVSARQHAAVRNAYLNYRLSREEN; from the coding sequence ATGTTGAAGATTGCAATTTGTGACGATCAGCCGAGAGAACTGGAAATCATAAACAAATACATAAAAGAATACCTTGACGGGCATATATTGGATGCAGAGATGAAGAAATTTGCTCACCCTGATACGCTTTTGACTGCCATGGAAACCGAGAGCTTTCATCTCTACCTGCTGGACATTGTTATGCCTATGGTCAGCGGGCTGGAGTTAGGCCAGAGCATCCGTCGTATCAGCCGAGAGGCGCAGATCATCTACATTACCACCGAACCGGGCTATGCGCTGGATGCCTATGCGGTCAATCCGCTGCATTACCTGATTAAGCCTGTAGAAAAGCGGGCTCTATTTTCCGTACTGGAGCTGGCTCTTTCCAAGGTGGATTCCGGCAAGGAAATTACTGTTACCGTGAAAACTAAAGAGGGACTGCGCACCTTGTCCACAGGCCAAATTGCCTGCTGTGAGTATAAAAAGCACCTTGCCTGCTATACGCTGATTGGCGGCGAACAGGTGGAAACCACCACACTTGCCTGCGGCTTTGCCGAGCATATCGCGCCGCTCCTGCGGGATGCTCGCTTTCTTTCGCCCCATGTTTCCTTTGCGATTAATATGAGCCGTGTGGAAAAGCTGGCACGGGAGGGTTTTTATTTGCGCGAGGGGGGCTTTGTGCCTGTATCCGCCAGGCAGCATGCTGCCGTGCGCAATGCTTATTTGAACTATCGCCTGAGCAGAGAGGAGAACTAA
- a CDS encoding GHKL domain-containing protein: protein MELFFAHFLRGTVSAIANVVLFVSLLQPKYSRKVTSLVMLAILTLNLSTAVYCYISGNLTLLAKIDVVLFALLCFAARPFFRDSFMQWLFSYITVVNVSFIVLVLSFVFSRSLPYPAYANTLWRLVLFTAVILLFRQVLRPLYRQAAEHWTVFFYVAGSAFFAFSWFMLSSDDIVETLTVQAVPLLWLVLVTLAAYGSVFLCLKSVGAEYRLKQDKALLELSGAAMKQRLSLMDEAVGQMRVVQHDQRHLNATLLELMQHGDVEHAADLLRRQIAVLPQKPVRYCENIAVNAAVSYYAALAEGRGIRCDLRLDIPEKLPFSELALSMTLSNLMENAIHACEKLEPQGERCLYVRAIYTGQLILEVENPYFGEVPLDENGYPAVREEGHGLGGESVRAFVRENGGEILYQAQNGIFNVRVMI from the coding sequence ATGGAACTGTTTTTTGCGCACTTCCTGCGGGGTACCGTATCTGCCATTGCTAACGTGGTGCTTTTCGTTTCGCTTTTGCAGCCGAAATACAGCCGAAAAGTTACCAGCCTCGTTATGCTCGCTATCCTTACGCTGAATCTGTCAACGGCGGTTTATTGCTATATCAGCGGCAACCTCACCTTGCTTGCAAAGATTGATGTGGTATTATTTGCGCTCCTGTGTTTTGCGGCGCGGCCCTTTTTTCGGGACAGCTTCATGCAGTGGCTGTTCTCTTACATCACGGTGGTAAACGTAAGCTTTATCGTGCTGGTTCTCAGTTTTGTTTTTTCAAGGTCTCTGCCTTACCCTGCATATGCAAATACCCTATGGCGGCTGGTTCTTTTTACGGCGGTTATTCTGCTGTTCCGCCAGGTGCTGCGGCCCCTCTACCGTCAGGCGGCGGAGCATTGGACGGTGTTTTTCTATGTGGCGGGCAGCGCTTTTTTTGCTTTTTCGTGGTTCATGCTCAGCAGCGATGATATTGTAGAAACCCTTACGGTACAAGCCGTGCCGCTGCTTTGGCTCGTCCTTGTAACGCTGGCAGCGTACGGCTCGGTGTTTCTTTGTCTCAAAAGCGTGGGCGCGGAATACCGCCTGAAGCAGGATAAGGCCTTATTGGAGCTGTCCGGTGCGGCCATGAAGCAGCGTCTTTCCCTTATGGATGAGGCGGTAGGGCAAATGCGGGTTGTGCAGCACGACCAGCGTCACCTGAACGCCACCCTTTTGGAGCTGATGCAACATGGCGATGTGGAACATGCCGCCGATTTGCTCCGCCGGCAGATTGCCGTTTTACCGCAAAAGCCGGTACGCTATTGTGAGAATATTGCTGTAAACGCTGCCGTAAGCTACTATGCCGCCTTGGCCGAGGGACGGGGAATCCGTTGTGATCTTCGGCTGGATATCCCCGAAAAGCTACCCTTTTCCGAGCTGGCTCTATCGATGACGCTTTCTAACCTCATGGAAAATGCCATACACGCCTGCGAAAAACTTGAGCCTCAAGGAGAGCGTTGCCTCTACGTCCGAGCCATCTACACAGGGCAGCTCATTTTGGAGGTGGAGAACCCTTATTTCGGCGAGGTGCCGCTGGATGAAAACGGCTATCCCGCCGTCCGGGAGGAAGGGCATGGTTTGGGTGGTGAGAGCGTCCGGGCCTTTGTGAGGGAAAACGGCGGCGAGATTCTTTATCAGGCGCAGAACGGCATTTTTAATGTGCGGGTGATGATCTGA
- a CDS encoding S-layer homology domain-containing protein — MVVTMLPVSSIAEVIHTTEKTSGEIIHFEPLAKTEIAVSPGIPAADLELPETLIATVRIAKPAQDSGESASSEQSDTQDSSTVSDNGSTTPATDDSDGQPTGTPSDAQEPSAGGDHGGTIQIQAATGSAINAEIGKQKETGEYADPEWEETTVDIQVTWACADYDMDTNGDYVFTPVIEDYTVSTELPEITVIVGTPAFAAPAAIQAMGAPAPNASYDLWVGETKVTATGAVSGSDITGTVTYDADTKILTLSNATITSAYTNNNNTYGIYSTGPLSIELEGNNTITPADNGSAGESHAVYGGGDLTISGSGTFTASGGSGTNSSGIYATTVSIEESAEVTANGGTVTDNSYGIYATTVSIEENAKVTANGGTVTTTHMGRRSSGIYAITAVSIEGSAVVTATGGTATATGGSSYGTFGDNAVTISGTANVKATSGTSNLGYGIYIFDGTLTIQDGAEVEATGTSSTSSSYGIFSRKGDITINKSTVTAESGTAPTSYGIYANNGNITIRSGEVTAKGVKAAMNKAPDLASVQVMADADITGSNASPVTLASNNIATYKYIKMEPAQGIPEQFNLAPGGTYYFDLSGEKVNIGTVNANLPDTILHYVPFTYAGTVNAYSLDSNSSGSKTASANATASDRSLFVGDYNIGYSINWNNLNTADLIFGKPFDANYELRSLSAGSSNADSKGSPATNEWDQILDKSKSTDNESGWIKNWNSGYSWAQDTSQLDSDFRVARGSLTVSYWGTGRSSLQDWEVGFRPALEVLNPDTLGDEGLKAVTLKLNGGKLKNSTEDIKIICSGGSFKAPSGDGLTPPDDKPFSGWKDTASNTIYAAGSTVPNTVTGLIAQWKAPIIMIPIPTANADLKWTGNEQTGVNAGTGYSLSGTVVATAVDDYNATATLLPGYEWNDGTTAVINISWSIAKADGSPAPTGLSGVAPRSAGGTDGKITGTTAVMEYADNASFAGAHDCTATETTGLSAGTYYVRLKATATREAGAYTTVTVVPDPDLAIVAAAKTATENASYGNMTQAAATNEEAIKAALMSTAQTVIGNSDISVTITQASYTLPIAGTSAIHGGTNGIYTFTVTVAKGSQSETTVQKTITITATPYTGGTGGGGGNSGGTNTPASSSKPTEPVTGSTENKATGDGKGNANVSLTDKNIIDTIADAKAEAVKKGVNAGDITAVIHVTTGGTDVNTVTVNLPKTTQEQVIDNKISSVQLVIDRPDLTIGMNLAAVTEINRQAKADVQLSATRMDNTKLSGDAKAAIGNRPAYELQAIYGSGKSVTDFGKGSVSVEIPYTLQKGEIAGNVYAVYVDAKGKVTYLTDSSYDTRRGTVMFSTSHFSTYGIAYKDSSDFTDIDGHWAKNDILFVANRGLMTGTSVTTFSPNGSMTRGMFVTALGRLADADVSSVTKSSFTDVKANAYYMSYIEWGVKHNILVGIGDGKFDPDGLVTREQMAVIMDRYATSIGFNLPEVYAQSTFADNAKIGTWAAPSVKRIQMAGIIQGKSNNLYGPQGAATRAEVSAVLRRFVEQ, encoded by the coding sequence ATGGTAGTAACCATGCTGCCGGTTTCGTCTATAGCGGAAGTAATCCATACGACTGAGAAAACCAGTGGAGAGATTATTCACTTTGAGCCGCTTGCAAAAACAGAAATAGCAGTATCCCCCGGAATACCAGCTGCGGATTTAGAGTTGCCTGAGACTCTGATCGCCACGGTGCGGATAGCGAAACCTGCGCAGGATTCCGGCGAATCGGCGTCGTCAGAGCAATCTGATACACAGGACAGCAGTACCGTTTCTGACAACGGCAGCACCACCCCCGCGACGGACGATTCTGACGGTCAGCCTACCGGTACACCATCCGACGCGCAGGAGCCATCTGCCGGCGGTGATCATGGCGGGACGATTCAAATACAGGCTGCCACCGGCTCTGCCATAAACGCAGAGATTGGCAAGCAGAAGGAAACAGGTGAATACGCCGACCCTGAATGGGAAGAAACCACAGTTGATATTCAGGTGACATGGGCTTGTGCTGATTACGACATGGATACCAACGGTGACTATGTATTCACCCCGGTGATTGAGGACTATACGGTCAGCACCGAGCTGCCTGAAATTACCGTAATAGTGGGCACACCCGCATTTGCCGCCCCGGCGGCTATACAGGCAATGGGTGCACCGGCCCCAAACGCCAGCTACGACCTCTGGGTGGGCGAAACGAAGGTGACCGCCACAGGTGCTGTAAGCGGCTCTGACATCACCGGAACCGTCACCTACGACGCGGACACGAAAATTCTGACGCTGAGCAACGCAACCATTACAAGCGCGTATACAAATAACAATAATACGTACGGCATTTACTCCACCGGGCCCCTTTCCATTGAGCTGGAGGGCAATAACACGATTACTCCGGCGGATAACGGCAGCGCTGGGGAAAGCCACGCTGTTTATGGGGGAGGCGACCTTACCATAAGCGGCAGCGGCACATTTACAGCCAGCGGCGGCAGCGGCACCAACAGCTCCGGCATATACGCTACAACCGTCAGCATCGAGGAAAGCGCCGAAGTCACCGCCAACGGCGGCACTGTCACCGACAACAGCTACGGCATATACGCTACAACCGTCAGCATTGAGGAAAACGCCAAAGTCACCGCCAACGGCGGCACTGTCACCACCACCCACATGGGCAGGAGAAGCTCCGGCATATACGCTATTACCGCCGTCAGCATTGAGGGCAGCGCTGTAGTCACCGCCACCGGCGGCACCGCCACCGCCACCGGCGGCAGCAGCTACGGTACCTTTGGCGATAACGCCGTCACCATCAGTGGTACCGCCAATGTAAAGGCCACCAGTGGCACCAGCAACTTAGGCTATGGGATATACATCTTTGACGGCACTCTCACCATTCAGGACGGTGCCGAAGTGGAAGCCACCGGCACCAGCAGCACCAGCAGCAGCTACGGTATATTCAGCAGGAAGGGCGATATCACCATCAACAAAAGCACAGTAACTGCCGAAAGTGGTACGGCCCCCACAAGCTACGGCATATACGCCAATAACGGCAATATCACTATCCGCAGTGGTGAGGTAACTGCCAAGGGCGTCAAGGCTGCAATGAATAAGGCACCAGATTTAGCCAGCGTGCAGGTTATGGCTGATGCTGATATAACTGGCAGCAATGCCAGCCCAGTAACATTGGCAAGTAACAACATCGCCACTTACAAATATATTAAGATGGAGCCTGCGCAGGGTATCCCCGAGCAATTCAATCTTGCCCCCGGCGGCACTTACTACTTCGACCTGTCGGGTGAAAAGGTCAACATCGGCACGGTAAACGCCAACCTGCCCGACACAATCCTGCACTATGTGCCCTTTACTTATGCAGGCACGGTGAATGCGTATAGCCTTGACAGCAACAGCAGCGGCAGCAAAACCGCATCTGCAAATGCGACCGCAAGCGACCGCAGCCTGTTCGTGGGGGATTATAATATCGGTTACAGCATCAATTGGAACAACTTGAACACAGCAGACCTTATCTTTGGCAAACCCTTTGATGCAAACTACGAGCTACGCTCTTTGAGCGCAGGCAGCAGTAACGCGGACAGTAAAGGCTCTCCGGCCACCAACGAGTGGGATCAGATTTTGGATAAATCAAAGTCAACCGATAATGAATCGGGCTGGATAAAAAACTGGAATAGCGGTTACTCTTGGGCGCAGGATACCAGTCAATTAGATAGCGATTTTCGTGTTGCGAGGGGAAGCCTTACAGTGAGCTATTGGGGTACGGGCCGTAGTAGCCTGCAGGACTGGGAGGTGGGCTTTCGCCCCGCCCTTGAGGTACTGAACCCTGACACACTGGGCGATGAAGGACTGAAAGCGGTCACGCTGAAGCTGAATGGCGGTAAGCTAAAAAACAGCACAGAGGACATCAAAATCATCTGCTCGGGCGGTAGCTTTAAAGCACCCAGCGGCGATGGGCTGACTCCACCCGATGATAAGCCCTTTTCCGGCTGGAAGGACACAGCCAGCAATACAATTTACGCAGCGGGTTCAACGGTACCCAATACCGTGACCGGCTTGATCGCACAGTGGAAGGCACCCATTATAATGATACCCATACCCACTGCAAATGCAGATTTGAAATGGACGGGAAATGAACAAACGGGTGTGAATGCAGGAACCGGCTATAGCCTGAGCGGAACTGTTGTGGCAACAGCGGTTGACGATTACAATGCCACGGCAACACTGCTGCCCGGCTATGAGTGGAATGACGGCACCACCGCAGTCATAAACATTTCATGGAGCATTGCCAAGGCTGACGGTTCTCCAGCGCCTACCGGGCTTTCGGGGGTTGCGCCAAGAAGTGCAGGCGGCACAGACGGAAAAATCACCGGCACAACCGCCGTTATGGAATATGCCGATAATGCCAGCTTTGCTGGTGCTCATGATTGCACCGCTACAGAAACCACAGGTCTTTCCGCAGGAACCTACTATGTGAGACTGAAAGCCACCGCTACCCGTGAGGCAGGTGCATACACCACGGTAACTGTTGTTCCTGACCCAGACCTTGCAATCGTTGCTGCGGCAAAAACCGCTACGGAAAACGCAAGCTACGGTAACATGACCCAAGCGGCGGCAACCAACGAGGAGGCTATTAAGGCGGCATTGATGTCCACCGCACAAACAGTGATTGGTAACAGCGATATTTCAGTGACCATAACTCAAGCCAGCTATACCCTACCAATTGCAGGAACCTCCGCGATTCACGGAGGTACAAACGGTATCTACACCTTTACTGTTACGGTAGCCAAGGGAAGTCAAAGTGAGACCACCGTGCAGAAAACCATCACCATCACGGCAACGCCTTATACAGGAGGAACTGGCGGTGGTGGTGGCAACAGCGGTGGGACTAATACGCCTGCTTCCTCCAGTAAGCCTACCGAGCCTGTTACCGGCAGCACGGAAAACAAGGCCACAGGAGATGGCAAGGGCAACGCTAACGTCAGCCTGACCGATAAAAACATCATCGACACCATTGCGGATGCAAAGGCCGAGGCTGTAAAAAAAGGTGTGAACGCAGGCGACATCACGGCGGTAATCCACGTCACAACTGGTGGAACGGATGTCAACACGGTGACAGTCAATCTGCCCAAGACTACGCAGGAACAGGTCATTGACAACAAGATTTCCAGCGTTCAGCTTGTCATTGACCGTCCCGACCTTACTATTGGCATGAACCTTGCGGCGGTGACCGAAATCAACCGGCAGGCAAAAGCCGACGTTCAGCTTTCCGCCACCCGCATGGACAATACCAAACTATCTGGTGATGCAAAGGCTGCCATCGGCAACCGGCCCGCATACGAGCTCCAGGCAATCTATGGCAGCGGAAAATCCGTGACTGATTTTGGCAAAGGCAGCGTCAGCGTGGAAATTCCCTATACCTTGCAAAAAGGTGAAATTGCGGGCAATGTCTATGCTGTATATGTGGATGCAAAAGGTAAAGTGACCTATCTCACCGACTCCAGTTATGATACAAGACGCGGAACGGTGATGTTTTCCACCAGTCATTTCTCTACCTACGGCATCGCCTACAAAGACAGTTCCGACTTTACAGACATTGATGGTCATTGGGCAAAGAACGATATTCTTTTTGTCGCAAATCGTGGCCTCATGACTGGCACCAGTGTCACCACGTTCAGCCCTAATGGCTCTATGACAAGGGGGATGTTTGTAACAGCCCTGGGACGTTTGGCAGATGCCGATGTGAGCAGCGTTACAAAGAGCAGCTTTACCGACGTGAAAGCCAATGCCTATTACATGAGCTATATCGAGTGGGGCGTAAAGCACAACATACTGGTCGGCATCGGCGACGGCAAATTCGATCCCGACGGTCTTGTGACCCGTGAGCAAATGGCGGTTATTATGGATAGATATGCCACGTCGATCGGGTTTAATCTGCCGGAAGTTTACGCACAGAGCACCTTTGCCGATAACGCCAAAATCGGCACATGGGCGGCGCCTTCTGTAAAACGCATTCAGATGGCAGGTATCATACAAGGGAAGAGCAATAATCTCTACGGCCCGCAGGGAGCGGCCACTCGCGCCGAGGTTTCGGCGGTGTTGAGGCGCTTCGTGGAACAATAG